The following DNA comes from Hordeum vulgare subsp. vulgare chromosome 3H, MorexV3_pseudomolecules_assembly, whole genome shotgun sequence.
TGACATTTTAATACATTGGAAcacataattcttcaattcttCGCTATGAGAACAagatgaaagaaaaaaaaactataaTTAGATATTGTAAAAGatatccaacttccataactgTTGCCACTAGTTGGATTAATATTTTCGCTATGTCTTCATTGCTGATATGCAGCTtctcgagcttgcacacttttttcTTCTTTGGTTCCGAACAAGTAGATGCTGCTTTGCATCGAGTCTCGTCTCTAACCTCTATTCAGGCAACCGTCGCTCTTTATGACCGGCAACAGTGAGCCGACGAGTCGTTGGGCCAGTGTCGAGACCGATCGGCGGCCGCGCATGTTTTTGCCGGAGAACCGCCGACAAGAGAGATCAGACAGGCCACAGGAGGAATCAATACATGCATGCGACGTGAAGCCGTCATCATCGGAGCTATACAGTTTGATACCCGACCAATCCATGGCAAGGCGCGGTCAACGACGGCCGGATGCGCCAAATCCGGCAGTTGATGTAGAAGCTGCAAATCTATCGGTTGTGCGTTGGCTATGAGGCAAGAGCTTACAGAGCGTCTGCGGTGGGGGGTGGTGGCCGGCGGGGAGTGGGAGGGGTGGTGTCGACATAGATGCAGCGCGGGATTAGTGCGGAGAGACAACGAAGGAAATTGGATTTTTTACACAACTGTCGAGCGGTGGAGTAAATATTATGAGGCCGGACGCGGCTGAGGATAATTTAACCTCGAGTAGCCCCAATTGAAAATCGGCTAGATGCCGGTTAGATGAGTAAAGCCAAACTTTTACTCCTCTAAATAATTAATAGGAATCGGTTAGAAATGCCCTTACTTCACTGTTGGGAATTAATCCCCAAAACCGAACTCGGCCAAAGCCAGGTGGGAGTACATAACCCATCCCATTCTCGAGAGCACAATTTTGCAGGCTTCGTCCTTGATATAAGCAGATTGAGCTGCGCTCCATCTCCTCGGTGGCATGCTGGCGTCATATACTCCAACCTTAATAGTGAGCTAGCACGTATTCGTCCAAACCATCCCTAGCTTCCATCAACCATGGCCGGTGGCGTCATGATGAACACGGCCGGTGGAAAGCCATATCCAGGCAAGCTCACCCTGTACGTCGTGTTCACCTGCGTCGTCGCCTCCACCGGCGGCCTAATCTTCGGATATGACATCGGCATCTCAGGAGGTGTCACGTCCATGGACCCGTTCCTCTTGAAGTTCTTCCCAGAGGTGTACTGGAAGAAGCAGGAGGCGAGCACGAGCAACCAGTACTGCCGGTACGACAACCAGCTCCTACAGGCCTTCACTTCCTCGCTCTACCTcgccgccctcgtcgcctccttcttcgcctccaccgtCACCCGCGTCCTAGGCCGCAGGTGGTCCATGTTTGCCGGCGGCTTCGCCTTTCTCGTGGGAGCGGCCCTGAACGGCGCAGCACAGAACATTGCCATGCTCATCGTTGGACGCACATTGCtcggcgtcggcatcgggttcgCCAATCAGGTACGAGGTTCACTCCATTGACTCTTGTGCATAAGATGTGATGTGTGCGTGTGCAAGTATATCTATATATGTCAccatcaaagtcacatcagttCCGTATGAAATTATATGTTGCCCTCAAGGTCACATCACGATTTTGTATGCAAGTATATGTCGCCAAAGTTGAAGCCAGAAATTTCAAAGATCTTGACTGCTTTGTTATTCTGCGTCACTCGTTTGTATCTTACTACCTCTGTAACTTAATATAAGAAGTTTTTTTAACAGTATGATGGTGTTCAAAAGCGTTTAATATTTTGATACCCAGTGAGTAGCTATTGATTAGTTACATTTACAATTGCATCAACAGGTAGGTACGCAGATATGGGAAGAGAATGAGACATATATGCGGCACAATTCATTTCTTTATTTCATTTGTTTAGGATATGCATGGACCTAAggggaagatatatatatatatatattgaaaaTGAATCAACATCAAGTACTAAAAATAGTGTAAAAGAAAAACATGAACTGAAGTGGTGCTAGGTGATGTCTTCTAGTATGTCGTCCATGTCTACCCCACTGCGTTACTATGTGCGGAAATAAATCGATAATTGTGCAAGAAAGTATGAAACTATATATTCATGGTGAATGTAGCCAAAACCATCCAATATTATGTGCACGCCACATAATTTGGGGCATATAGTGAGTACATATGATGAACGaagtgtgtacaagtacaattgaATGACAATTTGATACGCATGCATGCAGTCTGTGCCGTTGTACATGTCGGAGATGGCACCAGCACGTCTACGGGGCATGCTCGGCACCGGTTTCAACCTCATGATCACCACCGGCATCCTGACAGCAGAGCTCATCAACTACGGTACCAACAAGATCAAAGGAGGCCATGGTTGGCGCTTCAGCCTGGGGCTCGCGGCTGTGCCAGCGACGGTCATCACGCTCGGCTCACTCTTCCTCCCAGACACCCCCAACTCACTGATGGAGCGAGGCCACCCAGAGGCATCCCGTCGAATGCTACGCCGTATTCGTGGCACCGACGacattggcgatgagtacgctgaCCTGGTGGCCGCAAGGGAGGTGTCAAAGCTAGTGCAACATCCTTGGCGCAACATTGTGTTGCGCAAGTACCGTGCGCAGCTCACCATGGCCGTGCTCATCCCCTTCTTCCAACAGCTCTCTGGCATTAACGTCATCAACTTCTACGCACCCGTGCTTTTTGAGACGCTCGGTTTTAAAGGGGACACGTCACTCGTGTCGTCAGTGATGACGGGCGGCGTCCTCGTGCTTGGCTCGCTGGTGACGATGCTCATCGTCGACAGGCTGGGGCGGCGGAAGTTGTTCCTGCAGGGTGGCGCGCAGATGCTAGTGTCTCAGGTCGTGGTGGGGACGCTAATCGCGGCAAGGTTTGGGATGAGCGGCGTTGGAGAGATGCCCAAAGGCtacgcggcggcggtggtgctctTCATCTGCTTGTATGTGGCCGGCTTCGTGTGGTCGTGGGGGGCGCTAGGGTGGCTGGTCCCAAGCGAGATCTTCCCACTTGAGATCCGGTCGGCGGCGCAGAGCATCAATGTGTCGGTGAACATGCTCTTCACCTTCGTCATCGCGCAAGCCTTCCTCACGATGCTCTGCCACATGAAATTTGGGCTCTTCTACTTCTTCGCAGGATGGGGGGTGGTCATGACCGCTTTTGTCGCACTCTTCCTGCCGGAGACAAAGAACGTCCCCATCGAGGAGATGGTGCTCGTCTGGAAGGGGCACTGGTTCTGGAGCAGGTTTGTTCGAGACGACGATATCCATGTTCAAAAGCCTTGAACGGAGATGAATATGACATATCATGAAAACCTCGTCATACATGACATCATCCACGTTCAATATCATATTAAAGCATCTTCAATAGTTCCCTCAAAAACCACTTCTTATTTCTTATAATAAGTACATTTAGGGTCTGTCAATGAAGTTATTGGATATGAATGTTGTGCGGCTGAAACAGTTTCCCTTTAAATTCGATCATATAATCTGTTTTTTCCTATTTGTCTTTACACTAATGCAtacatatatagacaaaactatttgaCCATCAAAATAAAAAGAATTGTCTTCAACACACACTCCCTTCTTCCCAAAATCTTAGGCACCTAATCTTTCTCAAAAGTTCTGAATGTCTATGGCGTGTTCGCACCGAGTTCCTGAGATTCTCTCTTGTAT
Coding sequences within:
- the LOC123440887 gene encoding sugar transport protein MST3-like, whose translation is MAGGVMMNTAGGKPYPGKLTLYVVFTCVVASTGGLIFGYDIGISGGVTSMDPFLLKFFPEVYWKKQEASTSNQYCRYDNQLLQAFTSSLYLAALVASFFASTVTRVLGRRWSMFAGGFAFLVGAALNGAAQNIAMLIVGRTLLGVGIGFANQSVPLYMSEMAPARLRGMLGTGFNLMITTGILTAELINYGTNKIKGGHGWRFSLGLAAVPATVITLGSLFLPDTPNSLMERGHPEASRRMLRRIRGTDDIGDEYADLVAAREVSKLVQHPWRNIVLRKYRAQLTMAVLIPFFQQLSGINVINFYAPVLFETLGFKGDTSLVSSVMTGGVLVLGSLVTMLIVDRLGRRKLFLQGGAQMLVSQVVVGTLIAARFGMSGVGEMPKGYAAAVVLFICLYVAGFVWSWGALGWLVPSEIFPLEIRSAAQSINVSVNMLFTFVIAQAFLTMLCHMKFGLFYFFAGWGVVMTAFVALFLPETKNVPIEEMVLVWKGHWFWSRFVRDDDIHVQKP